A window from Drosophila simulans strain w501 chromosome 4, Prin_Dsim_3.1, whole genome shotgun sequence encodes these proteins:
- the LOC6724739 gene encoding uncharacterized protein LOC6724739 isoform X4: protein MESVAQQLRGLSLPKGDTGSPPVCIGHGKVAEIVAKISKKQNASVNRRLDIPPKPPIKYNEMPQVPSSRQVSCSREPLYSQPLIGVEKMRGHMPFRKYLSSEFGVADTQMNRKTTLDNPAILEQQLEALAYHKLQMEKKGLLGVKAKPTQPLKSFTKPLSKTLSKSLIYSNLGFEHNKIETSELATDETKRSASTYSNVHETAMDSPLSSAQKMLFVCTNFISDNEKDELPPPPSPESAVSSSYSELRHATLEFNKPIDYLQNNQTSNPLQIYANQYALQHDATGKSSYTYDSIYEPINPRPCVVDTLPRENCNLHNSYVNDNNPNICHEYNISNSIDANQTLYIHGNARTTFYDVNSIHRNDKEGLKNYISIPTEPVQEFENYDVSNAIHVYLEKVADVQQWIKYTTYLASHVQIAKLTYRENHFMH from the exons ATGGAGTCTGTGGCCCAGCAACTTAGAGGGCTTTCGCTTCCAAAAGGTGACACAGGCTCACCGCCTGTATGTATTGGACATGGAAAAGTTGCGGAGATAGTCGCCAAGATAAgtaaaaagcaaaatgcaTCAGTAAACAGGAGATTGGATATACCTCCTAAGCCGCCgataaaatataatgaaatgcCTCAG gTTCCATCAAGCAGACAGGTTTCATGTTCGCGGGAACCACTTTATTCACAACCTCTGATTGGAGTCGAGAAAATGAGGGGGCATATGCCTTTTAGAAAATACCTCAGCTCTGAATTCGGAGTTGCTGATACTCAAATGAACAGAAAAACAACTTTGGATAATCCGGCAATATTGGAACAGCAATTAGAAGCCCTAGCTTACCATAAACttcaaatggaaaaaaagggTCTTTTGGGAGTAAAAGCTAAACCAACACAGCCTCTCAAAAGCTTTACAAAGCCACTTTCAAAAACTTTGAGCAAAAGCTTAATATATTCTAATTTAGGGTTTGAACACAATAAAATAGAAACATCAGAACTAGCAACAGACGAAACTAAGAGATCAGCGAGTACCTATTCAAACGTTCATGAAACCG CAATGGACTCTCCTCTTAGCTCAGCGCAAAAGATGCTATTTGTCTGCACTAACTTTATTTCAGACAACGAAAAAGATGAGTTACCGCCCCCACCTAGTCCAGAGAGCGCTGTGAGTTCTTCATACAGTGAGCTTCGTCACGCCACTTTGGAATTCAACAAACCAATtgattatttacaaaataaccAGACATCGAATCCTTTGCAAATATATGCAAACCAATATGCGTTGCAACATGATGCCACAGGCAAG aGCTCTTATACATATGATTCAATATATGAACCTATAAACCCTCGACCCTGTGTTGTAGATACGCTGCCTCGTGAAAATTGTAATCTGCATAATTCATACGTCAATGATAATAATCCAAACATTTGCCATGAATACAATATTTCGAATTCGATTGATGCTAACCAAACACTATACATACATGGTAATGCTAGAACTACATTTTATGACGTGAACTCCATACATAGAAATGATAAGGAAGGtctaaaaaattacatttcaataCCCACCGAACCGGTTCAAGAATTTGAAAACTACG ATGTGTCAAATGCAATTCACGTGTACTTGGAGAAAGTAGCGGATGTACAGCAATGGATCAAATATACCACATATCTTGCTTCACATGTACAGATTGCCAAATTAACTTACAGGGAAAACCATTTTATGCATTAG
- the LOC6724739 gene encoding zyxin isoform X3 — translation MRGHMPFRKYLSSEFGVADTQMNRKTTLDNPAILEQQLEALAYHKLQMEKKGLLGVKAKPTQPLKSFTKPLSKTLSKSLIYSNLGFEHNKIETSELATDETKRSASTYSNVHETAMDSPLSSAQKMLFVCTNFISDNEKDELPPPPSPESAVSSSYSELRHATLEFNKPIDYLQNNQTSNPLQIYANQYALQHDATGKSSYTYDSIYEPINPRPCVVDTLPRENCNLHNSYVNDNNPNICHEYNISNSIDANQTLYIHGNARTTFYDVNSIHRNDKEGLKNYISIPTEPVQEFENYGRCVKCNSRVLGESSGCTAMDQIYHISCFTCTDCQINLQGKPFYALDGKPYCEYDYLQTLEKCSVCMEPILERILRATGKPYHPQCFTCVVCGKSLDGLLFTVDATNQNYCITDFHKKFAPRCCVCKQPIMPDPGQEETIRVVALDRSFHLECYKCEDCGLLLSSEAEGRGCYPLDDHVLCKSCNAKRVQALTNRMTSEH, via the exons ATGAGGGGGCATATGCCTTTTAGAAAATACCTCAGCTCTGAATTCGGAGTTGCTGATACTCAAATGAACAGAAAAACAACTTTGGATAATCCGGCAATATTGGAACAGCAATTAGAAGCCCTAGCTTACCATAAACttcaaatggaaaaaaagggTCTTTTGGGAGTAAAAGCTAAACCAACACAGCCTCTCAAAAGCTTTACAAAGCCACTTTCAAAAACTTTGAGCAAAAGCTTAATATATTCTAATTTAGGGTTTGAACACAATAAAATAGAAACATCAGAACTAGCAACAGACGAAACTAAGAGATCAGCGAGTACCTATTCAAACGTTCATGAAACCG CAATGGACTCTCCTCTTAGCTCAGCGCAAAAGATGCTATTTGTCTGCACTAACTTTATTTCAGACAACGAAAAAGATGAGTTACCGCCCCCACCTAGTCCAGAGAGCGCTGTGAGTTCTTCATACAGTGAGCTTCGTCACGCCACTTTGGAATTCAACAAACCAATtgattatttacaaaataaccAGACATCGAATCCTTTGCAAATATATGCAAACCAATATGCGTTGCAACATGATGCCACAGGCAAG aGCTCTTATACATATGATTCAATATATGAACCTATAAACCCTCGACCCTGTGTTGTAGATACGCTGCCTCGTGAAAATTGTAATCTGCATAATTCATACGTCAATGATAATAATCCAAACATTTGCCATGAATACAATATTTCGAATTCGATTGATGCTAACCAAACACTATACATACATGGTAATGCTAGAACTACATTTTATGACGTGAACTCCATACATAGAAATGATAAGGAAGGtctaaaaaattacatttcaataCCCACCGAACCGGTTCAAGAATTTGAAAACTACG GTAGATGTGTCAAATGCAATTCACGTGTACTTGGAGAAAGTAGCGGATGTACAGCAATGGATCAAATATACCACATATCTTGCTTCACATGTACAGATTGCCAAATTAACTTACAGGGAAAACCATTTTATGCATTAGACGGCAAACCCTATTGCGAATATGATTATTTACAAACACTGGAAAAATGCTCTGTTTGCATGGAACCAATTTTAGAGAGAATTCTTAGAGCTACTGGAAAACCATATCATCCGCAATGTTTTACATGTGTTGTATGCGGAAAAAGCTTAGATGGACTATTATTTACAGTTGATGCTACTAATCAAAACTATTGCATAACAGATTTTCATAA AAAATTTGCCCCTCGCTGTTGTGTCTGCAAGCAACCAATTATGCCAGATCCAGGACAAGAAGAAACGATCAGAGTAGTGGCTCTAGATCGAAGTTTTCATCTAGAATGTTATAAGTGTGAG GACTGTGGGCTCTTACTATCATCTGAAGCTGAGGGCCGCGGATGTTATCCCCTGGATGACCACGTTCTATGTAAAAGCTGCAATGCAAAAAGGGTTCAGGCTTTAACAAACCGCATGACGTCAGAACATTAA
- the LOC6724739 gene encoding zyxin isoform X2, whose translation MESVAQQLRGLSLPKGDTGSPPVCIGHGKVAEIVAKISKKQNASVNRRLDIPPKPPIKYNEMPQVPSSRQVSCSREPLYSQPLIGVEKMRGHMPFRKYLSSEFGVADTQMNRKTTLDNPAILEQQLEALAYHKLQMEKKGLLGVKAKPTQPLKSFTKPLSKTLSKSLIYSNLGFEHNKIETSELATDETKRSASTYSNVHETDNEKDELPPPPSPESAVSSSYSELRHATLEFNKPIDYLQNNQTSNPLQIYANQYALQHDATGKSSYTYDSIYEPINPRPCVVDTLPRENCNLHNSYVNDNNPNICHEYNISNSIDANQTLYIHGNARTTFYDVNSIHRNDKEGLKNYISIPTEPVQEFENYGRCVKCNSRVLGESSGCTAMDQIYHISCFTCTDCQINLQGKPFYALDGKPYCEYDYLQTLEKCSVCMEPILERILRATGKPYHPQCFTCVVCGKSLDGLLFTVDATNQNYCITDFHKKFAPRCCVCKQPIMPDPGQEETIRVVALDRSFHLECYKCEDCGLLLSSEAEGRGCYPLDDHVLCKSCNAKRVQALTNRMTSEH comes from the exons ATGGAGTCTGTGGCCCAGCAACTTAGAGGGCTTTCGCTTCCAAAAGGTGACACAGGCTCACCGCCTGTATGTATTGGACATGGAAAAGTTGCGGAGATAGTCGCCAAGATAAgtaaaaagcaaaatgcaTCAGTAAACAGGAGATTGGATATACCTCCTAAGCCGCCgataaaatataatgaaatgcCTCAG gTTCCATCAAGCAGACAGGTTTCATGTTCGCGGGAACCACTTTATTCACAACCTCTGATTGGAGTCGAGAAAATGAGGGGGCATATGCCTTTTAGAAAATACCTCAGCTCTGAATTCGGAGTTGCTGATACTCAAATGAACAGAAAAACAACTTTGGATAATCCGGCAATATTGGAACAGCAATTAGAAGCCCTAGCTTACCATAAACttcaaatggaaaaaaagggTCTTTTGGGAGTAAAAGCTAAACCAACACAGCCTCTCAAAAGCTTTACAAAGCCACTTTCAAAAACTTTGAGCAAAAGCTTAATATATTCTAATTTAGGGTTTGAACACAATAAAATAGAAACATCAGAACTAGCAACAGACGAAACTAAGAGATCAGCGAGTACCTATTCAAACGTTCATGAAACCG ACAACGAAAAAGATGAGTTACCGCCCCCACCTAGTCCAGAGAGCGCTGTGAGTTCTTCATACAGTGAGCTTCGTCACGCCACTTTGGAATTCAACAAACCAATtgattatttacaaaataaccAGACATCGAATCCTTTGCAAATATATGCAAACCAATATGCGTTGCAACATGATGCCACAGGCAAG aGCTCTTATACATATGATTCAATATATGAACCTATAAACCCTCGACCCTGTGTTGTAGATACGCTGCCTCGTGAAAATTGTAATCTGCATAATTCATACGTCAATGATAATAATCCAAACATTTGCCATGAATACAATATTTCGAATTCGATTGATGCTAACCAAACACTATACATACATGGTAATGCTAGAACTACATTTTATGACGTGAACTCCATACATAGAAATGATAAGGAAGGtctaaaaaattacatttcaataCCCACCGAACCGGTTCAAGAATTTGAAAACTACG GTAGATGTGTCAAATGCAATTCACGTGTACTTGGAGAAAGTAGCGGATGTACAGCAATGGATCAAATATACCACATATCTTGCTTCACATGTACAGATTGCCAAATTAACTTACAGGGAAAACCATTTTATGCATTAGACGGCAAACCCTATTGCGAATATGATTATTTACAAACACTGGAAAAATGCTCTGTTTGCATGGAACCAATTTTAGAGAGAATTCTTAGAGCTACTGGAAAACCATATCATCCGCAATGTTTTACATGTGTTGTATGCGGAAAAAGCTTAGATGGACTATTATTTACAGTTGATGCTACTAATCAAAACTATTGCATAACAGATTTTCATAA AAAATTTGCCCCTCGCTGTTGTGTCTGCAAGCAACCAATTATGCCAGATCCAGGACAAGAAGAAACGATCAGAGTAGTGGCTCTAGATCGAAGTTTTCATCTAGAATGTTATAAGTGTGAG GACTGTGGGCTCTTACTATCATCTGAAGCTGAGGGCCGCGGATGTTATCCCCTGGATGACCACGTTCTATGTAAAAGCTGCAATGCAAAAAGGGTTCAGGCTTTAACAAACCGCATGACGTCAGAACATTAA
- the LOC6724739 gene encoding zyxin isoform X1 codes for MESVAQQLRGLSLPKGDTGSPPVCIGHGKVAEIVAKISKKQNASVNRRLDIPPKPPIKYNEMPQVPSSRQVSCSREPLYSQPLIGVEKMRGHMPFRKYLSSEFGVADTQMNRKTTLDNPAILEQQLEALAYHKLQMEKKGLLGVKAKPTQPLKSFTKPLSKTLSKSLIYSNLGFEHNKIETSELATDETKRSASTYSNVHETAMDSPLSSAQKMLFVCTNFISDNEKDELPPPPSPESAVSSSYSELRHATLEFNKPIDYLQNNQTSNPLQIYANQYALQHDATGKSSYTYDSIYEPINPRPCVVDTLPRENCNLHNSYVNDNNPNICHEYNISNSIDANQTLYIHGNARTTFYDVNSIHRNDKEGLKNYISIPTEPVQEFENYGRCVKCNSRVLGESSGCTAMDQIYHISCFTCTDCQINLQGKPFYALDGKPYCEYDYLQTLEKCSVCMEPILERILRATGKPYHPQCFTCVVCGKSLDGLLFTVDATNQNYCITDFHKKFAPRCCVCKQPIMPDPGQEETIRVVALDRSFHLECYKCEDCGLLLSSEAEGRGCYPLDDHVLCKSCNAKRVQALTNRMTSEH; via the exons ATGGAGTCTGTGGCCCAGCAACTTAGAGGGCTTTCGCTTCCAAAAGGTGACACAGGCTCACCGCCTGTATGTATTGGACATGGAAAAGTTGCGGAGATAGTCGCCAAGATAAgtaaaaagcaaaatgcaTCAGTAAACAGGAGATTGGATATACCTCCTAAGCCGCCgataaaatataatgaaatgcCTCAG gTTCCATCAAGCAGACAGGTTTCATGTTCGCGGGAACCACTTTATTCACAACCTCTGATTGGAGTCGAGAAAATGAGGGGGCATATGCCTTTTAGAAAATACCTCAGCTCTGAATTCGGAGTTGCTGATACTCAAATGAACAGAAAAACAACTTTGGATAATCCGGCAATATTGGAACAGCAATTAGAAGCCCTAGCTTACCATAAACttcaaatggaaaaaaagggTCTTTTGGGAGTAAAAGCTAAACCAACACAGCCTCTCAAAAGCTTTACAAAGCCACTTTCAAAAACTTTGAGCAAAAGCTTAATATATTCTAATTTAGGGTTTGAACACAATAAAATAGAAACATCAGAACTAGCAACAGACGAAACTAAGAGATCAGCGAGTACCTATTCAAACGTTCATGAAACCG CAATGGACTCTCCTCTTAGCTCAGCGCAAAAGATGCTATTTGTCTGCACTAACTTTATTTCAGACAACGAAAAAGATGAGTTACCGCCCCCACCTAGTCCAGAGAGCGCTGTGAGTTCTTCATACAGTGAGCTTCGTCACGCCACTTTGGAATTCAACAAACCAATtgattatttacaaaataaccAGACATCGAATCCTTTGCAAATATATGCAAACCAATATGCGTTGCAACATGATGCCACAGGCAAG aGCTCTTATACATATGATTCAATATATGAACCTATAAACCCTCGACCCTGTGTTGTAGATACGCTGCCTCGTGAAAATTGTAATCTGCATAATTCATACGTCAATGATAATAATCCAAACATTTGCCATGAATACAATATTTCGAATTCGATTGATGCTAACCAAACACTATACATACATGGTAATGCTAGAACTACATTTTATGACGTGAACTCCATACATAGAAATGATAAGGAAGGtctaaaaaattacatttcaataCCCACCGAACCGGTTCAAGAATTTGAAAACTACG GTAGATGTGTCAAATGCAATTCACGTGTACTTGGAGAAAGTAGCGGATGTACAGCAATGGATCAAATATACCACATATCTTGCTTCACATGTACAGATTGCCAAATTAACTTACAGGGAAAACCATTTTATGCATTAGACGGCAAACCCTATTGCGAATATGATTATTTACAAACACTGGAAAAATGCTCTGTTTGCATGGAACCAATTTTAGAGAGAATTCTTAGAGCTACTGGAAAACCATATCATCCGCAATGTTTTACATGTGTTGTATGCGGAAAAAGCTTAGATGGACTATTATTTACAGTTGATGCTACTAATCAAAACTATTGCATAACAGATTTTCATAA AAAATTTGCCCCTCGCTGTTGTGTCTGCAAGCAACCAATTATGCCAGATCCAGGACAAGAAGAAACGATCAGAGTAGTGGCTCTAGATCGAAGTTTTCATCTAGAATGTTATAAGTGTGAG GACTGTGGGCTCTTACTATCATCTGAAGCTGAGGGCCGCGGATGTTATCCCCTGGATGACCACGTTCTATGTAAAAGCTGCAATGCAAAAAGGGTTCAGGCTTTAACAAACCGCATGACGTCAGAACATTAA